The DNA segment GCAGCGCCTGCTGGGTAAGACCGGAGTAACAGACCAGGCACTGCTCCCAGGCGGATTCAGGCAAGGCATCCAGCGCCTCACTCAAGTGCAGGCGGGCGCTGGGGGAATCCCCTTGCAGGTGCGCCAGCAAACCGTACTGCGCCTGCCAGTACGCCACCAGCTCCTGCTGCCGGACGGCGTCGGGTTGTGGCAGGAATCGCGCCTGCTCGGCAATGCAGGCGGCAGCCTCGTCCAGCTTTCCGGCAAACAGCAGCGCGCCGGCCAGCATGCGCATGCAATGAGGCGACACCCGCAAGAGGTTGTCGTCGACCTCCCGATCCAGGCGCAGCAACAGGCCGACGTTGCGTCCCTGGAACAGATGCTCGACTCCCAAGTGCTGCAGCAGGCTGACCGCGGCTTCGGGCTGCCCGGCCTCCAGGGCGTGTTCGACGGCGGTCTGCCAGTCTCCCTCGGAGGCGAACCACTGGCAGGCGCGCAGGTGCCACCCCCTCCCCGCCTGGGCATCCTGTACCGGCATCTTGCCGGCCAAGGGGGCGAAAACCCGGAACCAGCCGGGCTGATCAGCTAGCGGTTCGATGAAGCTGCCCAACACCTGCAGATCGCGCAGCAGGGCCGCGCCCTCGCCGTTACCGAACAAGTGGTCGCAGAGTGGCGCATTGAAGCGCGGCAGATGTACCAGCGCATGCCAGGCTTCGGCCTGCTGGGCATCGAGGCTGGCAAACATCTCGTGGTGGAGGTAAGCCACCAAGGTCGCGGAATGGCCGACATCGTTGCCGTATTCGGCAAAGCCCCATTCGGTTGGCTCAAGCAAGGCCATGCGCAGGCCCGCACACCATCCGCCGGTACTCTCCAGCAACCGGCTGACGGCATCTCCGGGCCAGGCCTGGAGTGACTGATCGAGCAGTTTGAGCAATTCGCCGCGCTCGAACGCCAGGGCATTGGTGTCCAGCTCCAGCAGTTCGCCGTCGATCAGCAGGCGCGGCAAATTGCAGGAAGGCCGGCAACGGCCGCTGATCCACCAACTCACGGATGCGCTGCTGGCATTCAGCAGTCGATCCAGGCAGGCATCAAGTTCGGCAGTAGGCCGGCGACAGTAGTCGTCCAGCATCACCCAGGCGGGTGTTTTCCACAGTGCCAGCGCACGCAGCACGCCCTCTTCGTCCGCTTTCGCGATGCCCAGGGCGTCCGCCAGCATCGCGCAGAATTCAGCGACCGTCCGTTCCCGGCCTCCCAGTGCCAGCCAATGCACCGTGCAATCGGCCGGACGGCGCATAGCGCACTCGGTCAGCAGAACACTCTTGCCACTCCCGGCCGGAGCGCAGAGCAGCCGCAACCGCACCCTGGAGGTAACCAGCCGTTCGCACAGGCGCGGACGCGGGACATGCAGCGTTGGCAGGCGCGGCAGGAAGGCGAGGGTTTCGAAGCGGCTCATTGCAGACATCCGGGTATGCCCTTTGTTCGTGCAGGTACGACCTGGAGCCACACCCTAGGCCTCTATCTCGGGCTTTATGAAGGATCATTCAGCGCCATTATCCGGCTCCATAAAAAAGGCGGCCTACGGCCGCCAGGTTCTGGAGTAGCACAATCACATGCCTTGCCTGACGCACATCCCCTGTGCGCCTTGCCCTCAGCGTACCCCGGCGTTGCGCAGCGCCGCCGGGGTGTAGTCGGCCGCCTTGCCGACGAAGCCGAACTCGAAGCTGTGCTTTTCCTCGTTCTTCATGCCCAGGGCCAGGTAGCGGCCGGCGATGATGTCGTACAGGGCTTCCAGGGTGTAAGCCGGAACCTGCTGGTGGTAGTAGAACTGGGCGTGCCCCTCGGCGACGCGCCAGAGCTGGCCGCGACCGTCGTAGTGATCCACCAGCGCCACCTGCCAGCTGTCTTCGTCAATGTACATGTGGCGCTTGGCATAGATATGGCGCACCCCCGGTTTCACGGTGGCGACCACTTCCCACACGCGATGCAGCTCGTAGCGCGTCAAGTCCTGGTTGATGTGCCCGGCCTTGATCACGTCGTCGTACTTGAGCTGCGGCGAATCCAGCCTGTAGCTGTTGTAGGGAATGTACATCTCCTTCTTGCCCACCAGTTTCCAGTCGTAACGGTCCGGCGCGCCGGAGAACAGGTCGAAATTGTCCGAGGTGCGCAGGCCGTCGGCGGCGGTGCCCGGACCGTCGTAGGCGACCTGCGGGGCGCGGCGCACGCGGCGCTGGCCGGCGTTGTAGACCCACGCCAGGCGCGGCTCCTTGACCTGGTCCAGGGTATCGTGGACCAGCAGCACATTACCGGCCAGGCGCGACGGCGCGGTGACCTGCTGCTTGAAGTAGCTCAGCACGTTCTCGCCCTTGGCCACTTGCAGGTCGGGCATCTCCTGAGGTACCGCTATTTCTTCCTCGAAGCGGATCGGCGTGTAGGAGCCGTTAACCTGGGGAGTGGCCTGGGTGATGATCCGCCGCAGGTTGCCGCCACGGTATCGAGTGATGTGGTTCCAGATCACTTCCACGCCGTTCTTCGGGATCGGGAAGGCGTAGTAGCGGCTGCCAGTGAAGTTGGCCAGGCCGTTGCCATCGTTGATCGGCTGCACGTTGACCGCGCTCTTCTTCGCCGCTTCAGAGACCTCCGGCGGCACGGCGACCGTGCGATGTGTCGGGTAGACCGGAATCCGGTAGGTCTCGGGGTAACGCTTGAACATCGCCACCTGGCCTTCGGAGAGTTTGTCCTTGTACTGCTCGACGTTGGCCGCGGTGATGGTGAACAGCGGCTTTTCGTCGGCGAACGGGTCGGCGAGGAAGCCCTTGGCGTCCACCGCGCCGGCGCTCTTGCCGAGGCCACCGGTCCACGCGGGGATGCTGCCGTCGGCATTGCCGGCCTTCTCCGCCCCCAGCGGGGTCAGGCTGGCGCCAAGTTTCGCCGCGTCATCGGCGGACACCGCCGCCATCACGTTGGCAGCCAGCAAGGACAGCGCCAGCGCGCCGCATTGCAGAATCGTTTTGCGCATCGTCATGCTCCCTTTGCCACTCAGAAGTTCACGCCGAAGCTGACGGCGAGGAAATCGCGGTCCACCAGCGTGTTGTACGTGCCGCCGAAGAAGTCTGTGTAACTGAGGCTCGCGGTGTAGGTGTTCTGGTAGTCGGCATCGACTCCGATGCTCAGTGCCTTGGCGCCTTCGTTGAACAGGCCGTTGGGGCCGTAGCCGTCGACGTCGTGGGACCAGGCGAGGTTGGGCCGCAGGTTGATGCCGGCGATCACGTTGCTGTAGTCGAGCACTGCGCGGGTGCGGTAGCCCCAGGCGGTGCCGGTGACGAAGCCGTGGGTATCTCCGCCGAAGCCGTAGGCGCCGTAGATCGAGTCGCGGCCGTAACGCAGCTCGCGGGTCGACTCCAGGCCGCCGACGTGCACCACACCGATTTCACCCACCAGGGTCAGGCGATCCGCGCCCATGACCTGGTCGATGAAGTGGGTCAGGGTGGTCTGCACCTGGGTGATTTCCTTGCGCTTGTAGCCAGTGTTGTCGCCACCGGGACGGGTGGCGATGGGCGAGGCTGCGCCGCCGGCGATAGGGTTGACCAGGGCCAAGGTCAGGTCAGTGGTGTTCAGTTGCACCGGCGCGTTGGGGCGATAGCTCAGCTCGCCGCTCCAGGCTGTGCCGGTGGGCAGGGTGGTGGAGAAACTCAGGCCGTAGAGTTGGATGTCCTCCGGGTACTCCAGGTAGTACTGGCCATTGCCGAGCAGGGTGCTCTGCGCCAGGCCGGCGCCCGTGCCCGGGGCGATGGCGTTGGCCGTGGCGACGATCCGGGGGATGGCCGCCAGGGTTGCGGCGCTGGCGGTGGAGGTGCCGACGAACGGCGTACGGCTGTGGTAGTTCAGGAAGTACGCGCCGTACTCGGTCTCGTCGCCCAGCCAGCGCAGGGCCGTACCGAACTGGCCGCCATCGCGGGCGTCGCGGTCACCGCCACGGGGCAGGATCACGCCCTCGGACGTCACGTCGAAACCCTGGCCGAAGGCCGCGGCGATCGGCTGCAGCGGCGCAATGGCCGGGCTACCCACGGTGTAGCCGGTGTCGCAGCCGTCGGCGGCCACATCGGAGGTTGCGAAGAAGGTGCCGCAGTTGTCGAGGACGGTCTGGTCCCACTCCAGTTGGTAGAACGCTTCGACGCTGAGCTGGTCGGTCAGGCTCTGGGACAGGTAGAACATGTTGACCGGAATCAGCCCTTCCTTGATCTCGGCACCGGGGCGACGGAACGCGGACACGTCCACCGGGTTGATCGCGTTGATGCTGTTGCCGATGAAGGTGCTCTCACCCCAGCTCACCACCTGCTTGCCCAGGCGCACGCTGCCGGGCAGGTCGGCGAGTTGATAGTTGTGGTAGACGAAGGCATCGAGCAACTGTGCGCCGGAGGACTTGGAGCCTTCCTTGCGGTTGTGGTCGCTGATGTCCTTGAACAGGCGGCTCTCGTCCTTCAGCTCGAAGTCGTACCAGTACTTGCCACGGACGAAGACGCCGGTATCGCCGTACTTCAGTTCGAGGTCGTGGATGCCCTTGAAGATCTTCGAGAAGGTTTCGCCCTTCTTGAAGTTGAGTCGGCTGTCATCGCCGGTCGAGGACTGCCCCTTGCCGCCGTTGTTGACGCTGATCAGGTCCGGGTCGGCGCCTCGCATGGACCAGCTCGCGCCCACCGACAGCGAGGAGTCGAACTGCCCCTCGATCTCGCCAATGTTGAAGGAGACCGCGTGAGCCTGGGCGGCGACTCCTATGGCGACGGCGGCGGCCAGCGCGTGCGGCCGGAAAACTGCGCGCATTGTTGTTTTTGTCATGCGGCGTTCCTGGTTGGTGAAGGAGGGCACCACCCTAACCAGTCACCCGTGCAGGCGATAAGCGCACCAAGGAGGGATTCATCCTGTCGCTCGAAGGAGTGAATCGACGCTCTGCAATGCCGCCTGGCGCACCTTCATGGACACCCCGCATGCCGCGCCATGCAGAACATGGATGGAACTTCCGCCGCTCACTACCTCATGGCCGCTGGCTGAGGCATCCTGAGCGGATCCCGCTGCCCTGATCGACCATGACCATGCACGACGCCCTCCCCGACCCGCAGACCGCCGCCACCCGCGATGTGGTGATGCGCTATCACCTGAGCTGGAAAGCCCGCGATATCGATGCCGTATTGGCGCTCTATCACCCCGAGGTGGAATACAACGACTTCTTCCAGAACCGCTGCATGCGCCGCGAAGACCTGCGGGGCTACCTGCAGGCCACCATGCCCAGCGGCCCGGAAGACTTCCTCGAACACAACGACCGCATCCGCATCGATGGCGACACCGCCTTCATCCAGTACGCCATCAGCGTCGCCGGCGGGGGCACCTTCCGCGCCAGCGAAGCCATCACCGTGCGCGACGGGCTGATCTGGCGGATCAACGAGTACGCCCTGCTGGTTCAACCCGCCGTCCAGCCCGGCAAGTCCCAATCGCAACGCCCGGCAGCCAGCCGCCTCGGCCTTTCGGCACGGCAACTAGGCATGCTGGCGCGGGATATCGAAGAGTACTTCCAGCGCTCCCAGCCCTACCTCGACCCGGCCCTGGACCTGCACCAGGTGGCCAGCGCCACCGGCTACACCCGTAACCAGATTTCTTACCTGCTGAACCAGATGCTCGGGCAGAGCTTCTACCAGTACGTCAACCAGGCGCGCCTGCAGCACCTGCTCACCCTGCTGGCAACCGCCGTGCCGCCGGTGCGCATCGACGAACTGGCCTTCAGCGCCGGCTTCAACTCGCTCTCCGCCTTCTACCGCTGCTTTCGCCAGCACACAGGGTTGTCGCCCAAGGCCTACCTCAAGCAACGGCCCCAATCGTAGGGTGCGCCACGCGCACCGGGCGGAGTTCAGCCCCGCACCAGGGTTCTGGTGTGCACGGCGCACCCTACCGGCAAGTCCATGAATACAGGCGCATTCCCAGCGTGCCCGCGCACACGACAAGTGCCCGGCCAGGCACTAGCCTTGCCAGCCACGACAACCTGCCAACGGGAACCTGCCTATGCCGAACTGGCGCTCGATCAGCCTGTGGATGGACACGCTCGATGAAGACCTCAAGCCACGACCGGCGCTGTCCGGCTCGCACGAGGTGGATGTGGCGATCATCGGCGCCGGCTACACCGGCCTGTGGACGGCCTACTACCTGAAGCGCCAGGCCCCCGAGCTGAAGATCGCCATGGTCGAGGCGCAGTTCGCTGGCTTTGGCGCCAGTGGCCGCAATGGCGGCTGGCTGATGGGCAACCTGCTGGGCGAGGACCGCGCCCTGGCGTCGCTGCCGGCCGAGGTGCGCAAGGCGTCCTTCGACCTGCTCCACGGCATTCCCGATGAAGTGGCCGAGGTGCTGCAACGCGAAGGCATCGACTGTCACTTCCGCAAGGCCGGCATCCTCTACTGCGCCGCACGCTACCCAGAACAGGAAAAGCGCCTGCGCGACCAGTTGGCGGACCTGTATGCCGAAGGCCTCACCGAAGCCGACTACCGCTGGCTCAGCCCCGACGAATTGAACGGCCAGTTGCGCGTGGCCAATCCCTACGGCGGCATCCACACCCCGCATTGCGCCACCATCCAGCCGGCGCGACTGGTGCGAGGCCTGGCACAGGCCGTGGAGCGCATGGGCGTGCAACTGTTCGAGCAGAGCCCCGCTACCCACTGGGAGCCCGGCCTGGTGCGCACCGCACAGGGTCAGCTCAAGGCCCGCTGGGTAGTGCCGGCCATCGAAGGCTATGCTGCCAGCCTGCCGCCGCTGGGCAAGTACCAGTTACCGGTGCAGAGCCTGCTGATCGCCACCGAACCGCTGAGCGATTCGCAATGGGCGGAGATCGGCCTGGAACACGGCCAGGCCTTCAGCGAGAGCAGCCGCCAGGTCACTTATGCACAACGCACCGCCGACAACCGCCTGGCCTTCGGCGCCCGCGGCGGCTACCGCTTCGGCGGCCGGCTACGGGAAAACTTCCAGCTCAACGACGAAGAAGTCGGCCTGCGCCGCTACCTGCTCGGTGAACTCTTCCCGCAACTGCGCAACGTGCGTATCACCCACAGTTGGGGCGGCAACCTGGGCATGGCGCGGCGCTTCCGTCCGCACATGCTGGTGGACCGCAAGCACGGTATTGCCCTGTCCGGCGGCTACGGCGGCGAGGGCGTGGGCGCCAGCAACCTGGGTGGACGCACCCTGGCCGACCTGATCCTCGGCAAGGAAAGCCTACTCACTCGCCAACCCTGGGTCCTGGGCGACGGCCCGCTGGAGCGCCTCAGTGCCTGGGAACCAGAACCCTGCCGCTGGCTCGGCTACAACGCCATCATCCGCAGCTTCGTCCACGAAGACCGGGTGCTGGCCAACCCCCACAGCGCGCCCTGGCGTCGCGCCATGGCGCTGAAACTGGCCACCCTGATGGAAGGCCTGATGCGCTGAGCCGCGCGAAATCTCACTGAACCCGTTCGCGAGCAGAGCTCGCTCCTACATCCAGGCATTTGCGGAGCCAACAACATGAAAGCCACCTTGCTGAAGAACACCCACGAAATGTCCCTGTCCGAACCCACCCCGGTCGCAGTCCCCGTTGGCGAGCCTGTACCGCACACCCGCGTGCACTCGGTGGAGCGCAACGACAATGTGGAAACCGGCGTCTGGGAATGCAGCCCCGGCCGCTTCCGCCGGCAGATCGTCGAGCAGGAGTTCTGCCACTTCACCCACGGCAGCTGCACCTTCACCCCGGATGGCGGCGAGCCCATCGCGATCAAGGCGGGCGACGCCCTGCTGCTGCCGGCCAACAGCCTGGGTATCTGGGATGTGAAGGAAACGCTGCGCAAGACATACGTGATCATTTCGCGCTGATTGCGTTGTGGGGGCGAGTTCATTCGCAGAGGGCTGCGCAGAAGCCTCCATTCGGAACCGAACGGCAGGCCTAAGGCCTGCCTGCATAGCGAATGAATTCAACCCCACGAAATGCAGAAGGCCGGCGACAAGGCCGGCCTTCAACATAGTGCTTCCCCGCAGGAATGCTCAGCCCGCTGGCTGAACTGCCCCGAAGAACGGCGCGATCAGAGGGCGTACTTCTGCAGGTTGGCCATCATTTCGCGCAGGGCTTCGACGTTGTCCGCCGGGTGCGCGGCGCCTTCGAAATCGCAGATGGTCTTCCAGTTGGCAGCCACGTCCTCGGCATCGAAGCCCGCCTTCGGGTCGAAACCGAAGCCCAGGCTGCGCTCCCAGCGCACCTTGCCGATCCAGCCGCCGCCGACTTCGAACAGACCGGAGGTGTCCTGGCACTGCTCGCTGCCGAGAAACACCACCAGCGGGCTGACCAGCTCCGGCTTGAGCTGCTCGAACACCTGCGGCGGGATCAGGCCTTCGGTCATGCGAGTACCGCCGGTGGGGGCGATGGCGTTGACCAGGATGTTGTTCTTGCGGCCCTCGATAGCGAGGTTCCGGGTCAGGCCGTAGAGGCCGAGCTTGGCCATGCCGTAGTTGGACTGGCCGAAGTTGCCGTAGATGCCCGAGGTGGACGAGGTGAAGATGACGCGGCCGTAGTTCTGCTCGCGCATGTGCGGCCAGGCGGCGCGAGTGACCTTGTAGGCGCCTTCGACATGGACCTTGTAGACCAGGTCCCAATCGGCGTCGTCCATCTTGTGGAAGGTCTTGTCGCGCAGGATGCCGGCGTTGTTCACCACCACGTCGACACGACCGAAATGGTCGAGGGCGGCCTGCACGATCTTGTCGCCGTCGGTCACCGAATCATGGCTGGCAACGGCGGTACCGCCGGCTTCGCGAATTTCCGCTACCACACGGTCGGCTGCCGAGGCGTTGGCGCCTTCGCCATGGGTGCTGCCACCCAGATCATTGACCACCACCCTGGCGCCATGACGGGCGAACAGCAGGGCGTGGGCGCGGCCAATGCCACCACCGGCTCCGGTAACGATCACGACTTTTTCTTCGAAGCGGATTGCATCGCTCATGGGTTGGGCTCCTTGGCAGACCTGGGTATCGGCCGAGTCTCCGGCAGCTCACCCCGGCCTCACAAGAATCGGAGCCGCCATGAATGTTGCCCGATAAGGACGACGCTACTTGAAGGGAATGAACAGGCTGCCGCGCGGACGCAGCTTGAACAGCCACCAGTGGTAGCTGTGGCAAAGCAAGGCAAGCAATGCCGCCGTCAGCAGGCAACCGACCGCGGCCAGCCAGCTCCACAGACCGGGTTCGCGCAGAATGGCGTAGCCGATCAGGCTGAGGCCCGCGATGACCAGCACGGCTGCGGTGGCCGGTCCGAGCGTACGAATGGCGGGATAGAGGAACACCAGAAAGCGGAACAGCATGATCAGGCCTCGAAGATGCCGGACACTCGGTGCCCAGCCAGTGGGTGAGGCCGGAGATGCTAGTGCCACGCCTCCAGCGGATGGAGGCGGGACCGTCTGATCAATCGATGGAAATTTCCGTTATCCGTGTCGGTCACGAAAAGCCAGATAGTGCTCCAGCACCTGCTCCGGCGCTTCGGTCTGCGGGTAATGGCCGATCCCCTCCAGCAGCACGGTATCGGCGTCCGCGATCAGCTCATGGTAGCGCGCCACCATATGGGCGCCGGAGATGGGGTCCACCGCACCGTCGATCACCCGCAACGGCACCCCGCCCTTCTGCATCGCGGCCACCCAACGGTCGCGTTGCTGGCGACGTTCGGGGATGTAGTGGATCAGCCGGTGCATCACCGCCGGCCCGTTCTGTTCGGCAATCAGGCGCCAGAAGTCATCCAGTTCCATGTCGCTGGGCTGGCTGTGCGGCCCGAACACCTGGGCAAAGCTGGCGGCCAGCTTGCGCCGCGAGAACAGCCGACCGACCAGGCCACCCAGCGGGCTGAGCAGCAGTTTCTGTACCAGCACCGGTCGATGGGTTTCCGGAAACAGGCCACCGTTGAGGAAGACACAGCTGGCCAGTTTGCAGCGTCCCTCGTGGTGCCGGGCCAGCAGTTCCTGGGCGACGCTGTCGCCGTAGTCGTGTGCCAGCACATGCACCGGGTCCTTCACGCCCAGATGGGCGAGAAGCGCCTGGTTGATATCCGCCTGCTCCAGCAACCGGTAGTCATGGCCACGGGGCTTGTCGGAATAGCCGAAGCCCAGCAGGTCGCAGGCGATGACGCGGAAGCGACGGGCCAGCGGCTCCCAGAGGTAGTGCCAGTCCCAGGAGGCGGTGGGGAAGCCGTGGATCAACAGCAGCGGCTCGCCCTCCCCCGCCGTCCAGTAGCGGATGCGTTGCCCGCGAAAGTCCATGTCCTGCGCCTGGGCGCGCCAGTCGCCCAGGGGAATGCCGGACAGGCCGGTCACTCGGCGTACCCGGGATTCTGCAGGTCGAGCTTGCGCAGCAGCGCCGGCCAGGGCAGCGCGCCGCCCATACCCGTGGAGCTCTTCATCACCCCGGCGATCATCGCCCTGGCGCCGTCGAGGATCTGCTGCGGGATGTGGATGAGTTCACCACCACCGGCCTCGGCCATTACCTGGATCTCGCAGGCGCGCTGCAGGGTGAACATGCCAAGGAACGCATCGGGGATGCTGCCGAAAGCGGTGAGCAGGCCGTGGTTGGGCAGGATCATGAAGTTGGCCTGGCCGAGGTCGGCCTGCAGGCGGGACTTCTCGTCATGGTTCAGCGCCACGCCCTCGTAACCGTGGTAGGCCAGGCTGGCGAGGACGAACAGCGATTGCTGGGACAGCGGCAACAGGCCGTTCTTCTGCGCCGACACGGCAATGCCGGCGGACGTGTGGATATGCAGCACGCAGCCCACGTCCGGGCGCGCTTCGTGCACAGCGCTGTGGATGGTGTAGCCGGCCGGGTTGATGTCGTAGGGGCTGTCCATCAGCTTGTTCCCGGCCAGGTCGATCTTCACCAGGCTGGATGCCGTGATCTCGTGGAACATCAATCCGTAGGGGTTGATCAGGAAGTCTTCGGTGCCGGGCACCTTGGCCGAGATGTGGGTGAAGATCAGGTCGTCCCAGCCGTAGAGGGCAATGAGCCGATAGCAGGCGGCCAGGTCAACGCGGGCCTGCCATTCGGCAGCGGACACCTGATCCTTGACGTTGAGCGACGGGAGGGCTTGGGCGGCGGTCATGGCGAAACCTCGTTGTTGTTATGCGTCCGAGGAGTCTAGCCATGGGCTGCCGCAGCGATAGTCGCCTTGGCAGCCAGCTTAATGGCCTTGCGGGTCAGATCAGGTTGGCCATCAGGCGTGGCTGGAATCGTTGAGGGCGTATTCGCCGTTGAAACCGCAGGATGGGACGGCAATTCGCCCCCACAGAAAAGCAAAGCGGGATCAGATCAGCGCGGCGATGACGCTGGCCAGCCAGGGCTCGGCATCCAGCTCGGGGGTGACGGTTTCGCTGGCGTCGACGCGCTGCATCTCGACCACTTCACGCAGGCCGAGCTCGGCATAGAGCTCGCGCATCATCTCGCCACCGCCGCAGAACAGGTCGTAGCTGGAGTCGCCCAGTGCCAGGATGGCGCCAGGGCGGCCGCGCCAGTTGGGCAGGCGGTCGCGCAGCTCGTGATACAGCGGCAGCAGGTTGTCCGGCAGCTCTCCCATGCCGGTGGTGGCGGTCACGGTCAGCAGCGCGTGCGGATCGAAGGCAATCAGTTCATCCAGGCTCGCACGCTGCAGGTAGTGGGCGTCCAGGCCTGCGGCCTTGAGCAGCTTTTCCGCATGGCGGGCGACTTCTTCGGCGGTGCCGTAGACCGAGCCGGACAGGATGGCGACTTTCACTTGGGTACTCCGAGTCTGGGTGAAATGCCGCGCATTATGCCGCAACTGGACCGGCCGACAGGATGACTTAGACTGCTCCGATCAGATCCAATGAGCCCGAACGATGATCAACGCCAAGCTGCTGCAACTGGTAATAGACGCCTCCAACGATGGCATCGTGGTCGCCGAGCAGGAGGGCGAAGACAACATCCTGATCTATGCCAACGCGGCCTTCGAGCGCCTCACCGGCTACCCGCGCGACGACATCCTCTACCAGGATTGCCGCTTCCTCCAGGGCCAGGACCGCAACCAGTTGGGCCTGGCGGCCATCCGCCAGGCGATTCGCAGCGGCCAGCCGTGCCGGCAGATCCTGCGCAATTACCGCAAGGACGGCAGTGCCTTCTGGAACGAACTGTCCATCACCCCGGTGTTCAACGAATCCGACCAGCTCACCTACTTCATCGGCATACAGAAGGACGTTACCGAGCAGGTCGAAGCCCGCCAGCGGGTGCGCGAACTGGAAGCGGAGCTGAGCACGCTTAAGGCCGAACTGGCCAAACTCAGGGACAGAGGACCAAAGCCGTAGGAGCGAGCTCTGCTCGCGAAGCCGTTCGCGAGCAGAGCTCGCTCCTACAAGGTTTGGTTGACGGTTCAGGTATCCAGATGTCCAGCGAGCAGTTGCCGCAGGCGTCGCTGCATCAGTCGGCCTTCGCTGCCCAGGCAGGCCAGCGGGGAGCCATCGAGCTCTTCGCTCAACAGGTCAGCCATTTCACCGGCCACCGCCAGCGGGCACTCCAGCCCCAGAGCCATGCGTTTCAGCTGCAGGTGAAGGTCATCCGCCGGAGGCTGGTTGGAGAAGAGCACCAACGCCTGGGGCTGCAGCTTGTCGCACACCATCGCCAGCTCCGCCAGCGGCTGCCCCAGGCCAAGCACGCTGACCGACACATCGCTGCTACCCAGCAGCACGCCTGCCACCAGCAACTCCAGCTCACGACCCTGCTCCGGCAGGGGTGCCAGCACCACACGCTCGCGCTGGCCACAACGGGCCATCTGCAAACGCTGCAGGACACGAGCCCGGAGAAAGCTGTCGAAGAACACCCACTCACTGCCACGGCCGAACTCGTCCTGGCGCAGCAGGAGTTCCTGCCAGACCGGCATCAGCACATCGGTGAACACCACGTGCAACGGGTAGGTAGAAAACACCTGGCCGTAGACGCGCTCCAGTTCGGCCTCGTCCAGGGTGGACACCGCGTTGCGCACCATGGTGCGCCATTCACTCCATTCCCCCGCCGCCACGTCCTCGTGGAGCGGCATCACCGGTGCCTTGGCGGCATTGCTGCGGGCAAGCAACTTGCCCACCTTGCTCACCGAAACACCGCGTTCGATCCAGGCGAGGATGCTGCGCACCGCCTCGACATCCGCCAGGGAGTAGAGCCGGTGACCGCTGTCGGTACGGATCGGCTGGATCAGCCCATAGCGCCGCTCCCAGGCACGCAGGGTGACGGGATTGACGCCGGTCAGACGTGACACTTCCCGAATCGGGAAGAGTTCTTCCCGTTTCAGGGCGGCCGAGGCAAGGGATGCACCGGATTCGGTCATGGCGGTCAATCATCAGGGGAAATATTCACGCAGTTTAAACCTTGTTGCGCAGATTCCAATTGGCGGCAGGCCACGGCGGGCGCGGCACGACC comes from the Pseudomonas sp. TCU-HL1 genome and includes:
- a CDS encoding LuxR C-terminal-related transcriptional regulator is translated as MSAMSRFETLAFLPRLPTLHVPRPRLCERLVTSRVRLRLLCAPAGSGKSVLLTECAMRRPADCTVHWLALGGRERTVAEFCAMLADALGIAKADEEGVLRALALWKTPAWVMLDDYCRRPTAELDACLDRLLNASSASVSWWISGRCRPSCNLPRLLIDGELLELDTNALAFERGELLKLLDQSLQAWPGDAVSRLLESTGGWCAGLRMALLEPTEWGFAEYGNDVGHSATLVAYLHHEMFASLDAQQAEAWHALVHLPRFNAPLCDHLFGNGEGAALLRDLQVLGSFIEPLADQPGWFRVFAPLAGKMPVQDAQAGRGWHLRACQWFASEGDWQTAVEHALEAGQPEAAVSLLQHLGVEHLFQGRNVGLLLRLDREVDDNLLRVSPHCMRMLAGALLFAGKLDEAAACIAEQARFLPQPDAVRQQELVAYWQAQYGLLAHLQGDSPSARLHLSEALDALPESAWEQCLVCYSGLTQQALLEGRLDDAQSLNREALLLARSHGSLLMEAFLELDHAQILEHRGALLRADAVLERAQDFLLTKGRLASPLLGRLALRRGRLALRQGNDDQAREHYQFGLQEARNCGDYRVLFGYLGLATLDANRQAFDSAFDRLREAERLMQMRHIPERVYRAVLLQVSSSLLLMQGRSGQARHALLRVLKHFRGEHAVQAPPATLDLIPRIEWHLALAELYEGEVFNARQRLLGQLHRAREAGMPALEVEIHVALAECAYLTGELDKAAAQLRDGLTLASQINLQQPLRELQLRQPHMLRALGMEEEDDAAECAVGPLSQRELEVLGLIALGSSNQEIAERLFISLHTVKTHARRINGKLGVKRRTQAVAHAKSLGLM
- a CDS encoding DUF1329 domain-containing protein; translated protein: MRKTILQCGALALSLLAANVMAAVSADDAAKLGASLTPLGAEKAGNADGSIPAWTGGLGKSAGAVDAKGFLADPFADEKPLFTITAANVEQYKDKLSEGQVAMFKRYPETYRIPVYPTHRTVAVPPEVSEAAKKSAVNVQPINDGNGLANFTGSRYYAFPIPKNGVEVIWNHITRYRGGNLRRIITQATPQVNGSYTPIRFEEEIAVPQEMPDLQVAKGENVLSYFKQQVTAPSRLAGNVLLVHDTLDQVKEPRLAWVYNAGQRRVRRAPQVAYDGPGTAADGLRTSDNFDLFSGAPDRYDWKLVGKKEMYIPYNSYRLDSPQLKYDDVIKAGHINQDLTRYELHRVWEVVATVKPGVRHIYAKRHMYIDEDSWQVALVDHYDGRGQLWRVAEGHAQFYYHQQVPAYTLEALYDIIAGRYLALGMKNEEKHSFEFGFVGKAADYTPAALRNAGVR
- a CDS encoding DUF1302 domain-containing protein translates to MTKTTMRAVFRPHALAAAVAIGVAAQAHAVSFNIGEIEGQFDSSLSVGASWSMRGADPDLISVNNGGKGQSSTGDDSRLNFKKGETFSKIFKGIHDLELKYGDTGVFVRGKYWYDFELKDESRLFKDISDHNRKEGSKSSGAQLLDAFVYHNYQLADLPGSVRLGKQVVSWGESTFIGNSINAINPVDVSAFRRPGAEIKEGLIPVNMFYLSQSLTDQLSVEAFYQLEWDQTVLDNCGTFFATSDVAADGCDTGYTVGSPAIAPLQPIAAAFGQGFDVTSEGVILPRGGDRDARDGGQFGTALRWLGDETEYGAYFLNYHSRTPFVGTSTASAATLAAIPRIVATANAIAPGTGAGLAQSTLLGNGQYYLEYPEDIQLYGLSFSTTLPTGTAWSGELSYRPNAPVQLNTTDLTLALVNPIAGGAASPIATRPGGDNTGYKRKEITQVQTTLTHFIDQVMGADRLTLVGEIGVVHVGGLESTRELRYGRDSIYGAYGFGGDTHGFVTGTAWGYRTRAVLDYSNVIAGINLRPNLAWSHDVDGYGPNGLFNEGAKALSIGVDADYQNTYTASLSYTDFFGGTYNTLVDRDFLAVSFGVNF
- a CDS encoding helix-turn-helix domain-containing protein, with translation MHDALPDPQTAATRDVVMRYHLSWKARDIDAVLALYHPEVEYNDFFQNRCMRREDLRGYLQATMPSGPEDFLEHNDRIRIDGDTAFIQYAISVAGGGTFRASEAITVRDGLIWRINEYALLVQPAVQPGKSQSQRPAASRLGLSARQLGMLARDIEEYFQRSQPYLDPALDLHQVASATGYTRNQISYLLNQMLGQSFYQYVNQARLQHLLTLLATAVPPVRIDELAFSAGFNSLSAFYRCFRQHTGLSPKAYLKQRPQS